Part of the Phocoena phocoena chromosome 8, mPhoPho1.1, whole genome shotgun sequence genome, CGGGATCCGGTTTGGAGGGTAAAACAAGATGGGATTTACTTTCTGGAATGAATTGTGAAGGCCAGATTAGGGAAAGACAACAAGTCCAGGGTGGGGAGCCCAGTTCAAGGCTGATGACGAGGGGACCTAGAGCCGTGGCCATGGGGATGGTGGGAAAACCCACGTCCCTGCTGAACAAGCCGACAAACGGAAGAGCGTTCTGCTTCCCCAAACGCTCTGTTTCTGTCTGCCAGGTGGCTGAGCAGGCCGACCAGAGGGAGGCGTTCCTTTGGGAGAACGTTGAAGTGAAACTACCATatggagaggagggaaggccAGTGATGTGGAAAATCGGGTCACGAGAGACCAGGAAGAGGCTGCGGCAACGCGACACCTTCCGCAGCCTGCTGTACGCCATGGAAGGGGGAGCACAGGACATGCAGTATCTGTGCAGGGACAAGGCTGTCCCGAAACAGATGGCCGGGCAGCCACACCCATGCCCCTGGCTGACTAAGGGGTTCACGGGGGAAAAGGAGGGTGAACCTTCCTGTGAGGTTCAGGACGGAACACTGAGAGAGGCCACGGGCAGAGCAGGCCCAGGCTGCACGGCTGAAACCAGCTCTCTTCTCCTTGGCCTCGTTGTCCTCCAGCACTGCCTCTTCCGGCCTTGAAGGCCAGCTAAGGCAGCAGGGAGGGGGGCTAGCCCGGCAGGTGGGGGAGACAGAGGTATAGCCCCTTACAGGCAAAAAATAGTGGCTGTAGGACACAGGAAGTGTCAATCAGTCGACCCTGGGCCCTGCCATgcctgcattcattcattcactcgttcattcatGCCTGCACGCGTTCAACAAACACTGACTGAGCATCTCTGATGACAGGCAGTGTCCCAGGTGCTGGGCAACCAGTCTCTGTCCTTGAGAAAAGACAGAACAAGGCCTGGACAATGCTGGCCACCAAGGCCTCTCGTGTCTTTCTTCCTCACCCTGTCCTCACTTCCCTTCCTGGTGCCCAGAGTTGTCTGGAATCATCACCCAGCGCCCACTCCCTTCAGCCCCTGGACCTCACGCTGTTTATTCTGATTGAAGTCCATTTCCTTAGTCTTGTTTCCTGAGCCTGAACTGTAGGGAGGAATCAGATTGTAAAGAACACCGAATGACATTTTTCTGAGTTTGGCCTTTATGCCAAGAGTACAGAGAGCACTGCAGTATTTTAAGTGAGGGACGGCGTTAGATTTCCACTTAGAAGACACCTTCAGCAAGGAGGAGGCAAGCAGGGAGGCCAGGAGAGGAGGACGGAGAGGCTGGAGGCGGGGAAGCATCAGGAGGCCCCTGTCCGCCCCACTGGCCACACCCACCCGCTCCCAGGAGAGGGTGGAGGAGTCTCCAGCCTGCGGAAGGCCCCGCCCCCGCAGAGGCATCTGAACGTGTTGGAAGTTTAACCATCACTGATTGGGCGTCTTCCATTTCTCAGACACCCTCATGTATAATTAATCCCCTCCAAGCTGCATTGTCAGGAAAAATTAAACTTAATCTCTCCTTTttggagatgaagaaactgagacttgctTCCAAGCTGACCTGAATTTCAATCCAGGCTCCACCACCTGCCCACGGATTTAGCTAGAAAGTTATGCAGTACAAGGCCTTGCGGGCGTTGCCACTAACAAAACCTTATTGGGAAGAGTAGTATCTTCCAGCACCAGGGCTGGGATTTCTGGCACCCACCGACCTGAGGTGGAAGCTGGAAGCGATGAGAAGGCAGTGGGTGCTTCCGACCTCGGCCCCGGGAACAGTGTTGAATGGGCTCCCTGGGCGGGCCTGTCCTGCcgccttctccctccttctctctcatttGTTGCTCTGGGCCTGAGGGGGCGGGTTCTGTaggggagggggcctgggccTGCGGGCTTCCCGTGCAGGAAGCTTCTCCCCTCGCCGGGGTTCTAGGAGAGGCCTGCCCACTACCCCACCTTCCCCATTCTTTGCCGGTCTTTGTTTCCCATGTTAGCCCGGGTGGGGCGATAAGGAGGGCAACTGCGCCATCTGCTGGGAATATTGGGGAAGCTCCAGCTGCGCGCAGGTGCGGCGTACGCGGAAACTTCCCTGCGGTGTGTCTTTTGGGCCTAAGAAGAATCTTGGGTCAACAAAGGGGGTATAACAAGTGACAAGCGAGCTCTTCCATAGGAGTGACCCTGGGAACAGAACCCCATTTCAGCTGGTGGCGGGAAACTCAGTGCCAATAGGAGCTATTACCTGTGCACTTAGGTGATGGGGATACAGTGTGAACAGTGCGTAGGGGCGGGGTCAGAGGCAAATACCTAGACGGTTAAGATGCAGTGCGGTAAGAGCAATGATGGGGGAAATACAGGCAGAGAAGACAGGTGGTTAAGTTGACTAGCTAGGGCCCCGTTAGGCCCTGCTCCTGAAGCCAGAGGGATGAACAGGTGCTAAGCCGGGATAAAGGAGGACATTCTGGAGAGAGGGCGCAGCAAGGCCTTGATGTTTGTGCTGCCAACCTGCTCAGGCCCAGGGCTTGTCTCTCCTTTTCTGCCCCCTCCAGCAGCTGGAGAGAACTCAGCACCTTCCCTTGGAAACGCTGGTCCCTGAACTCTGTTAATAGTGACAGGCGCTGAGCTCTGCCCTCCGCTCTTACCCCGCCAGcggactccctcccaccctcccgccaGGGCTCCTATCCCTTCCTCCTCCTACGCAAGCCAAACTAGCCTGGTTGGGAGACTGCTCTGCGGCCTCCCCACACCCACAGATCTGAAGTCAGCCAAGGCCAGAAAGCGTGGTGGCAACAGGGGAGAATGGTCCCAGTTGGTGAGTTGGAGCCCAGCTGCCACAGGTCCCTCTGCAGGGATTTGAATGAACTGAGCTGGGGTGAAAGGGGGCACTGCTGAGGTAGGTTTAGGAAGAGCAATTCAAATCAACGTTAATTACGCGAGTCTGCCATTCTGATCAATGCGATATAATTCAACTGTCATTTACTAATAACAGGTCAAATCCTGTGTGAGTCTGTGGAAGGTGGGACACAAATGAACATTTCCTGGGGCATCTCCTGCCTggagtaggatttttttttttttttttttttggagtaggATTTTTATCAGAGTTCCTGAAATCCTAACTAGAGGCCATCTCCTGAGCTGTGGATCCAGTGTACATTTATACTGACCCCAGAGCCCTCTGATATTCCATAGCATCTCTGAATTCATTTATGATTTAACCTGTTGGGACAGGATTGTGTTTCACTGTGTGGTATGTGTCTAAGGTCACATGGCTAATGCAGCACTGAAACCAATAGCCAAGAGAGTCCCATTCTTCAGCCTAGGGGTCTGCTTTGTAGTTTACTATAAATCTATGAGATGCATTACCTAAGTAGTTATCTTATCTCCACTTACAGATGGGGTGGGAAAAGCCCATCAGAGTCTTTCCCAAGAGCCCAGGGCTAGTAGAAGCTCAGCTCCCCAGAGCTCTTAACATTTCCTCAAATGAAGAATGGTTCTCTCCCCTCAGAGGTTAGGGTCCTCTGGTACCAACCAGGAAATGCTACTAAGAAATCTTCTTTCTTAGTTGTAAAAAGGACAACTAAACCACAGAAATGTGGgcactaaagaaagaaagaacttgtACAAAAGTCAGCACCATGCAGGTGAGAGAATGTTTAAGAATGATCAGTATTTAGAAGTTAGTGGGTACAGGTTCAAGATAGTTCTTGTAAATGTCCAACCACTGGAAAACTTTCAAAATGCCAGGTAGCCAATGGTTtctagatgaaaatattttaaaaatgcaataaaaacccTCTCTCACTTCTGATAACATCTCACTTGACTGAACAAAATAACGAAAAGCCCTCTGTACCACACTGGACTCACTTCCTGGATATCTGTAAATACCAGAGCGCAGAGCTTGACTAACAAACAACCATTAGACATGGTGCCCACCGTGTGTGTTTAGAGAACCGGCGTGTGTGGGAAAGACCCAAATGTCTGGTCCTCAGCTCACTGCCTTTGGACCTGAAAAATCACCAGAAGCAGGAAGTAGGAAGGCAGGACTGATGAGGGAGGGAGCTGAATGTCGCTAGATTAAGGGTAAAGTTCTGCTATCTGTGAAGAAcccaagttttctttttccaagatcaaGGCAGGAATGGAGAGCGCATAAGCCTTTGAGTTGAAAGACCCAGACTGGAGTTCTAACTCAGCCCTGGCCGTGTCCTCAGGAGCTGACACCTTCTCAGGAAAATGCACAGATCCTCGGGGAACGACGCTCCACCAACTTCAGGAGGGTGAGGTGAACAGGCGGTAAGACATTTGGGAAAATGGCTCACACCTTTCTAGAGCCACACAGGTGATGAGGTTTATCGTGAGAAAAGGTGCCAAGACGGCATGTGTGTTGTTACTCACAATTCTTTTGTTTGTAAGTACAGATGAGTTTAGACAAAAAGAAGTCTTCGGTTCAGATGTCAGGGGACAGTAGTTATAACAGCTGATCGCAAACATCCCATTTCTCTTCCTTCATGGTACACGGAAGGACTGACGTTCTCTGCCCTCTTTAAAGCCAGGTGTGACCACGTGACCGGATTGTCCCTTCTGGGCAGAACTTCAAGTACAAGCCTGTGATCCGCCATATTCTCTCATCCTGCCTCGGTGACAGGGGAGGCGTGTGTTGAGATGAAGTTTCCCTGTCCTTGGTCCCTTAGTAAGTATGGTGAGCAGAGCACTTGTCCCTTTGTCCCCAACCTGCACTGACTGTTGTAGCAATAATAAACTTTAGTTGTGTAAAAACCACTGCAATCTTGGGATTGTTTGTTACTATAGTATAACCTTGCATtgactatattttcttattttctgtattcttgatGCTTAGGCATTTGGGGCCTTGACCCTGAAGAGACTGACCTCCTAGGgctagctaattcctagagatagcaAACAGCTCCTGTGAGAACACACCTTTGATACACAAACCAACCAATCTACAGCCACAGCCCCAACTATGTCTTCTATCAAACACACACCCAAACCAGTATTCTCCCTGCCCTGAATCATCCCAGGACCAGGTACTGGACAGCTAGGGGCCACACCTGTAGCCCAGACCCGCCAAAATTATCCAAACTAGTCAACCCTATGCTTACTCAGCGTACCCACTCTGCCTCGCCCATTCCTTCCTGCGAAAACCCCAAGAAAGGCTCTGGGCCATGCTATTCCCTGGCCCTCCGCGCCTCCTGACCGACCCCGGTCCCCTTCCATGTGGCACTCTTGCAGTGTTCCATGCCTCCTGCTTCTACGGATATGTGAGTAGAAACTTCTTTATGATCATCACTTTTGTGCCTGCATGTCTTATCATTCCTGATAAAAATAAATCCCAGTCCATTTAAACTCAAACCTGACCCCTCCTGGTGGATACACTAGGAGGAGATTTGGGACTGGCATCAGCCACACTGGATTTTCTTACCCTCTTCCCAACCTCTGGGTTCTGCTTCGCTCCGGGCTAGCCTCTCCTACTGCAGATGGGCTTTCGTGTGAGGAAGGTGGGCCCGAGCATCCCCGGCTTCACTATCAGAGCCGAGAGGCAGGAGGCTCTCTTCGCTGCCGATTCCGGCAGAACAGTCATAGGGAAAGATCAGTTTGGCCCAGTTTGAGTCAGGTACAACCATGGGACAATCTCTGTGGGACACGGACGTCGGTCAGGATTGAGCCATCCACTCACCCCTGTGCCTGGGTGGGTGGACGGTGCTGGACAGCCACCACTGAGACCTATCATCGCCCTTCTGTGAATGGGGTTTGGACACCCAAACCTTGCCTCACCCTAAGGAAAGCTGCTCATTACACAAAGTACTACTGGGAAACCAGACACACACTGAATGAAGGAACTTCATTTGAGGTAGAAGCTAGGTTTTTTCTGAGATAGGGTCAAGCCAACCCATTAACATGGTATCTACAAACCATCCATCCTTGCCAATAGTAGGAAAACCACTCACTTAGACGAGCGCATGAGGTGAAGGGTAGCAAACATTTATCAGTGTTATTTCTTGAATGCCCTCTATGTGTCATGCAACCAGATGATCCTGTTCACGTGGATCCGGCTAAAGGAGTGTTCAACCATCCAGACACCTATGCAGGCTTCCTGCTTCGTCAGCTTCTTATGGAATCCCATGGGAAGCCCAGCGAATGGGCTTTTGGAGATCTCCATCTGTGCATCACAGAGAGTGGAAGGAAAAGTGAGGGGGATGAATTCATGACAAGGCTAAACTCAACCTGAGGGTGAGACCAGGGGCCCTTGACCTGGAGATAGTGGGCAGGTCTCCAGGGTCCATGAATACTTGTCCTTGAATGTGAAAAATCGAGTGTTCATTTCCTACAGAAGGGATCCATGGCTTCCATCAGATTCTGAATGGTTATGGCTCCAAACAGGTAAAGAACTGCCATTTTGACAGTAGGTAGCTCAGCTTCCAGGAGATGGCAGACGGAGAGGAGCCTGGGGTTTTCCTCTTGACTTCCCTAGCGTTTCACTGGGGGGGATGGCGGGGAGAAGTAAGACTTCTCATCTCTACTTCAGttccagtattttccaaatggaGCTAAAATCACAGAATGCCAAGTCCCTTGCAGAGAGTCCTGTGTGGTAGAGAAATCTGGGCCCAAGTCCTGACGAGGTCATTTACTAGCAGGGACTTCACCTCGATGAGCTGATTCCCTCGTTGATAAAGGGGGGATAATAACATTCACAGTCACACCAACCCTTTACAGTAGATGAAGCAATGAATGCAGAGAGCTCTCTACTTTGCTTCCCGTTAGTAACCAAAGCCAGCATTATCCAGTCCTTCCTATTTGCCGTAACAGTGCGAAGTGCTTTTAGGTACATTATATCACTTAGTCTTCACAAAAGCGCTGTAGAGTAGGTatgattattattcccatttcattaaaacaaaacaaaccttggGGTGGGCAGGAACTGAGCTCAAGAGCATCCTCTTAACCCGAAGTCCTGcctcctccacccaccctcccaccccgtcCACACACCCCACCTGAGAAGCCACCAAACAAAGCGCTCAGAGCAGGCAGGCTCTTGCTACTGGGTGatctggagaaggaagggggagcaCCTTATACGGAGCCCCTGGGACTTGTCAGGCCCGTGACAGACAGTTCCGTCTGGTTAAACTCCTCGAAGAGCGCTTCCATCACAGTTCTCGCGACAAGCACCTGCTGATGTCAGCCGCCCTTGCTTTTGCTCTACGTGACGGACGGATACATGGAAGGTGGGCCAGTTCACGGGCCTGGTTTCAGGTCATCCCGTGCTGATGAGCTGAGCCAGGAACGAGGAAGCCGGGGTCGCCTTTACAAACGAGAGGCAGCACGGGCCTAAGGAAACGACTCGGGCTAAGGACAGAAGCTACAGAAGCGTGACCGGAATCATGAAGTTTTTAGAACTGTTATTTATTTCCAATCACTCCTACTTCTTCACCCTGAGTGGCTGCATTACATCAAGGAAGGGGCCTCTGGCTCCAATGAGAAGGAAATGAGTTCCCATTTCAGACTTCCTTCACTGCCAGGTGGTCCAGCAGGGCTGAGAGAGCTCGGGAAGGCTCTGGACTCAGGGCAGGCAGGCACGCAGAGGGGGCCCTGCCCTGTGGGATCCGCCTGGCTTCTCTGACAGAGAAGCAGAACTGCTGGTGTCACCCGCCTGACTCCCTGCGTGCATTCCAGAGCTGGAAATGAGCTCATCAGAGTGAAAGGAACTTATTAAGACGAGCGCCACAATTTGGGCCTGAATTTTCCAATCAGCCAGGCGGAGGCGGCTGACCAAGCAAATGCTCCCTCCTGCTGCCACGGGGTCATTAAGTCCCACACAGGAGCCTCGCGAGATCAGCAGCTTCTGCTCCATCtttggaaagaggaaaaagcagCGAGGGGGCCTGGCTGCTTCTGCCTGGTCCAACCGCACCTTCTGGATAGCAGCCCCCATGTCCCCAGCGCTGCCTGCTGCGAGGACGGAATGTGCCGGGGGCAGGCTGGCCGCGTCACTTGCTGGCCACAGCAGAGAGCTGGTCCCGGATGCGGCCCAGCCCATCTAACATCGTGTCCAGGGTCTCCTTACTCAGCTCCACGGTGACAGCTGACACGGAGGGCTGCTCCCCACACAgactgggatcttcctggatctgAAAAGAGAACACTGCCCCAAAGTCAGAGCTGCCTCTCTTCGACCTGCAGGCCCTACCCCATTCTGGCGAAGCTTGGGAGAGAGGCTCTTTGCTCAGAGTCACAGAGAGTCACAGCCCTGGAGTCACTCAGCAAATGCGGACAGGGAGGGAGCTGTCTCATGGTCTCCGGGCAGGGGTCGGAGAAGCCAGGCTCACTcactctcccacccccaactctCTCTGGGCACTCGAGTGAGGAAACATCCTGGGTTCATGCTGGTACTTTAGGCTGTGGGCTCTAGGGGTATGTAAGAATCCTCCGGGATGCAGGAAAAATATTACAACTTCTAGTTATatgtatttgtatctttttttttttaaagtaagcctTGATAATAGTTAAAAACTTAGTTGTTAGAGGCATCcttgctctttcattttcttacagCTCTTGAGTTTCTGGGTGTCTGGTGGTTAAGTAAATACAGCATTATGCTGCCTAGTTTTAACTAAACAAACCTTAAAAATGGGTATGTGGCTTAAAAAGAGTCCTGAAAATAACTGTGCAGTGAAGATAACACCAATGAGTGATGTTAAGGCCATAGGTGCTGTTCGTTTTCATGGCTtaggaaaagcaagaaaaggcTAAATGCACTGTAACTGTGCTATAAGATGAAGAACAGTAAGATGAAGAAATGATACTTCTCCAACTGCTAACAGGAGCCCTTGTTCAGCACAGTACAAATGGCAACAGCCTCCTAAGACTCGACAAGAATTTGGAAAAGTACACCAAAATTCTCAAGAAGGCAATTGGAAAGCCGAGTGCGTGCTTCTATTGTTAAAGCCAAACCTTCCGGTAAGTGTCTAAGACAACCTTTAGGTATcagcaaattattttgtaaagttatattttgtgtttgtcttgttttgaaaTTTCTAGTTTTGGTATATGTTTTATTATGACTGTACTATGTTAATACACATATACTTTCTAAATAAACACTGCATTTTGGGGgtgctaaattttttttatttatgggGTTGGAGATCCTAAAACTTGGAGTCTAGCATTTTTGCTGGCCCGCAGGGGGGCCAAGTCCCTgctgcccctccttcccttctggtGAGCATGACAGTGGACGTACCTTCATCTGGAGCAGGCAGGTAGGGACGGCCATGCGGCTGATGCTGTCTGAGGAGGTTTTGATGTCCACCCTCCAGTCCAGGTCGACCAGGCGCGGCAGAGAGACTGTGTGGGGACAGCTCGGCTCAGTGCTCACGCCACCTGCGTTACTAAGCCTTTCCTCGACGACAGGCAGCTCCAAGGGCTGCACGTGGGTAATGCATGTGATCCCCACAGCAAGCCtctgagggagacagacagacagggccCAAGACCCCACAGCAAGCCCTAGGCCTTCCTTACAACTGATCGTGGCCCCTGCATTTAGTGCGGATTCATGGTGGTCAGCACCTCCAGGCTTCTGCCTGAACACCCAACCCTCCAGATGTCCAGACAGGATGAGGAAGACGCAGGTGGAGAAGAGGAGGCTGTGGCCAGAGTCTTAGGCAATGTGTAGCTTTGAGAATAGCGGAGAGAGCTTTTGTTTGAGAGACACACAGACTTGGCTTGAATGTGTGCTCTACCACCTGTCTAACCTCTGAGCCTCTATTtgctcacctataaaatggggatgatctcAGCCTAGGtcacagggctgttgggaggactaaatgagttaatgcaggTAGAGTCTGTGGCACTGTGACCGGCTCAGAGTGAGTTTAGTGACTGTTTATCAAACACCCACTGTTATTCAATCTTTCACACTAATTTCAATTATGGTTAATTTGTTTTCCAATggaaatatagttattttaagtACTTCACTTTCTGCTTAGGataactgtttgttttttaacaacatGCCTCTATTATACTAGgtttataaccagaaaaaaaatttaaaagtggcattaaaaagaaatacataacaaACACTATTCGGTTTGGGATTAGGTTAATTCACTTTGACTTTAGTTAAAAACTCTGGTAGAtttagggctggggctggggaggagggggaaggaggaagaggcaggTTTCTTGGTACTCACTCTGATTTGTTTGGGCTTCAGCTCTCCAAGTAGATCTGTGTAAGAgggaaagataagaaaaatataatggaaaagggATGCGAATTGAGTCTTCTGATAATGAGGCCCATGGGCCTGGGCCTCTGCTCCTTCTGTGATCTTAAAACCTATAATCACCTCCTGACAGGAAAGGACCACAGAAATGCCTCCCTCCAAGGagcagttttttgtttgcttgttttacagAACTGAGTGATGTTAAGGCCATAGATGCTGTTAGTTTTCATGGCTtaggaaaagcaagaaaaggcTAAATGCACTGTAACTGTGCTATTGTTCTTAGAGACAAAGCAGAAAAGGTCAACTTATCCTCcttttactgagcatctactatgcagAGTATGGCATCTTACGCAAAACACATCTAACAGACGTGTCTGATGCTACACAAATCACGCCATAGTGAGATGCTGAGCAGAGTCATAGTAAACTGTGGTCACGCAAGAGAAAGTTtctaaataaacaacaaaacccTTGGGAAGTAAGCATCATCAGGTATTACTATCAGAGAGGTCTCGTCAAGCCTGCTGCTAACCAGGAGTCAATCAGTTCTGCTCGAATTGTATGTGTCTAAAAGGATCTGCCCAGCtagaaaatgtacagaaaattcacaaaagaataaaagtgaCCAATAACATGAAAAAGATATTTGACATCACTAGTACCGAAGATATAAACTGAAATGAGGTACCATTTGCCATTTGTGAAACTGGGaatcaaaagtaaaaaaacaaaacaaaacaccctcaGTGCTGGTGATGGTGTCGGGAGAGTGGCACATCAACGTCCTCCTGGTGGAGGAGTAGTTGGTGCAATCTTTCCGATGGCAGACTTGATAAAAAAAGCCAAAGCCTCAATACCACCATTTACCAGTAAGGAAATAATGAAGCACAATGTGGGCAAAGGTTCCACAGTAAATTGTTCACTGCAGTGAAAAGTGCCAATAGCCTAAATGTCCAACCCTAAGGAATTTATTAACTAAATTACACAAATTTCTTCATGTAATGGAATATATTTACCCATTAAGAATGATACTGAAGGTAAATATTTATCGACCTGAAATATCATTAATGTTAATTCtattaaatgaaaacaagcaaGTTATGAAACGGCATGATCCCATtgtgttaaaaacaaaagcaaaaccaacccTCTATgtgtaaatggaaaaaataaaccagTCTTAAAAGGTTTCCCGTAAAGGAATTAACACTACTAACCCTCTGGGCGGTGGGATTAcggtttccttctttttgcttACCTGTGCTTGCTTTTCAAGAATAAGCATATTTTTTCcagaacaggaataaaaaatACAAGCTTACAAGAAAGTCCCAAGAAATAAGCACTTACACGTGTTCTAGGATGATTTTTGTCAGCAGGTTTTTGAGGTTTTGGTGGAAATTTTCAGGAAAGAGTGCCAGAACCGCCTCGGCGGAGGACAGGTCACGGAACACCACTAGCCTGGTGAGGCGGTGCAGAGCCTGGAGCAGCTGCAGGACAGACGGGGAGCCCTGGGCGGTGAGGGGCAGGGGGACAGGGGACAGGGCTCTATCTCCCCTGCCGGGAAGAGGGCCTGCCACAAACCTCCACCGTCATTCAGGCTGAATCCCAGGAGTCCGGGGGCCCCTGGTGCAGACGCTGATGCTCACGTGCCTCGGCCCACCTCCAAGCTCACCTGCTGCTTAGAAGACACGTAGCTGCCTGACCGAGGATGCCGTCAACCTGCCAGAAAGCCTCTGCTTGCGGGCAAAGGGTTAATAAGTCCCCTTCCCTGTGCACGGACTCTGACCTTAAGCTAACTCTCTAGCCTGTTCCCCTCCTAATGTGGGAGAAGCGGAAAGTCAGCGGTGTTACAACACTGCACCAGCCCCCTGCCTCTGGACCGCGAGGGCGGCAGAAACACCGGGGCCCgcggctggggcttccctgagtgTGGCTGCGCGGTCTGTGCCAGCACCCAAAGCCGTGCTTCCAGATTCGCTGCCAGAGGTCCTGGCTCCTGGGGAGTCGGGGCTTCTCATCCAGGCTGGCTGGACTGTCACGTCCTCGCCCCTAGGCTGTCACCTGGTGGGGCGAGCCAGGCCAACCAACAGCTCCAGGCCGGCTGCGCGGACCTCCCTGTGGAAGGAATGCCTGGCGCTGCCCCGCTAGGACGCTGGATTCTACCCTGTGTCCTTCCCAGTGAACCTGCTGCTCAGCGGAACAGAACAGGACTCTCTGGAGGTAACTTTCTCAGCTTTAGGACTTTCCCGGATGCCTCGGGAGGCTGCTCAgctcagaaaagcacaacccaGAGGCGAGGGGACAGTAAGCCTCTACTGGTGAAGGGTGGGAGTGAGTGGATAAACGCCCCACCCTCCCCGCCTTCCAGGATGACAGTGCTGGGGCATTTACCCACATGGTTTCTTACAGGATCCCAACTGCAGACCCCGCAGCACTGACCGCTCCCTAACATATCCTTCTCCCGGCTTGTCTCTCTTCCTGGTCTGATtttcctcactccctcctttATGCTTTCTGGAATCACCTCCCAAGTAACTACCAGCAGCCAGGTCGTTGCCTCGGGGTCTACTTTTGAGGAACCCAAACT contains:
- the COMMD9 gene encoding COMM domain-containing protein 9 isoform X2, with translation MAALTAEVFAALQSLLKASSKDVVRQLCQESFSSSALGSKKLLDVTCSSLSVTQEEAEQLLQALHRLTRLVVFRDLSSAEAVLALFPENFHQNLKNLLTKIILEHVLSAAPGRPGLEGGHQNLLRQHQPHGRPYLPAPDEDPGRSQSVWGAALRVSCHRGAE
- the COMMD9 gene encoding COMM domain-containing protein 9 isoform X1; its protein translation is MAALTAEVFAALQSLLKASSKDVVRQLCQESFSSSALGSKKLLDVTCSSLSVTQEEAEQLLQALHRLTRLVVFRDLSSAEAVLALFPENFHQNLKNLLTKIILEHVSTWRAEAQTNQISLPRLVDLDWRVDIKTSSDSISRMAVPTCLLQMKIQEDPSLCGEQPSVSAVTVELSKETLDTMLDGLGRIRDQLSAVASK